The Halostella limicola genome includes the window CTCCACGACGTGCGCCGCCGCGGGATCGAAGCCGACGGTCAGTTCGTCGGCGTCGGGGTCGTCCGGGAGCCGCACGACGAGGTCGCGGCCGTTCCAGGTCGCGTGGACCCGCACCGCCTCGCCGAGGAACTCCGCGTACTCCACCTCGGCGGTGAGGCGGTTCGCGGACTGAGCGGCCGGCCCGCCGACCGCGGTGCCGCTGCCGTCCGCCTCGCCGGTCGTCGTCCGGTCGACCACCGACAGCGCCTCCGGCCGGACGCAGAACGTGACGGACTCCCCTTCGGCGGCGTCGACGCGGGGGATCCGGAGGTCGGCGTCACCGACCGCTACCGACGTCGTCTCGCCGTCGTGCCCGGCGACGCGGCCGTCGAACGCGTTGTTCTCGCCGACGAACTCCGCGACGAACCGCGTCTCGGGGCGGCGGTACACCTCCTGCGGTGTGCCGACCTGCTCGACGCGCCCCTCGTTCATGACGGCGACGCGGTCCGAGACGGCGAGGGCCTCCTCCTGGTCGTGGGTCACGTACAGCGTCGTGATGCCGAGTTCGGACTGGATGCGCTTGACCTGCCGGCGGAGGCGCTCGCGCAGGCGAGCGTCCAGCGCGCTCATCGGCTCGTCGAGCAGGAGGAGGTCGGGTTCGGGGGCCAGCGCGCGGGCGAGGGCGACGCGCTGCTGCTGGCCGCCCGAGAGTTCGTCGGGGTCGCGATCGCCCGTTCCGGGGAGGTCGACGAGGTCGAGCAGTTCGCTCACGCGCTCGTCGACGGACTGCCCAGCGGGCGGGTCCCGGAAGCGCAGGCCGTAGGCGACGTTCTCCGCGACGCTCATGTGCGGGAACAGCGCGTAGGACTGGAACACGATCCCCACGTCCCGGTCCTCGGGCGGGACGCCGGTCATCTCGTGGCCGCCGAAGCGGACCGCGCCGGTCGTGGGGGTCTCGAACCCGGCGACGAGCCGGAGCGTCGTCGTCTTCCCGCAGCCGGAGGGGCCGACGAGCGTGAAGAACTCGCCGTCCGCGACGCGGAGGTCCACCTCAGCGAGCGCCGTCGCGTCGCCGTAGCGCTTCGAGACGCCGTCGAGCGAGAGGTCAACCACGCTCGAACCGCCCCCCGATGCGGTCGATGACGACGAAGCTGACGCTCGTGACGACGAGCAGCACGGTCCCCATCGCGGTCGCCGGGCCGAGTCGGCGGCCGCGGTAGCGCTCCACGGCGACGGGCATCGTGTAGCTCTGGGCGCCCTCCGCAAGTATGACCGTCGAATCGAACTCGCCGACGCTGATGGCGAAGGCGAACGCCGCGCCCGCGACCACGCCAGCCGCGACGAGCGGCAGTTCCACGTCGACCAGCGCCCGGGCGCGGCTCGCGCCGAGCGCCCGCGCGGACTCGACCATCGCGGGGTCGAGGCGACCGAGCTGCGGCGCGACGGACCGGGTGACGAACGGGTACGCCGCGACGGCGTGGGCCGCGACGATCGCCGTCGCGCCGGTCACCTGCAGGCGGTAGCCGCCGCCGAGCGGGACGCCGAAGACGGGGCCGAGCAGGAGGCCGACGCCGGTGACGATGCCGCTGACGGCGATGGGTCCCATCGCGGCCGCGCCGACCACCGCGCGGCCCCGGAACTCGCGGGTCGTCAGCACGGCGACGGCGACGCCCATCGGCAGGGCGACGGCGAGCGTCCCGACGCCGAACAGCAGGGAGTTACGCACCGCCGGCCACGGTTTCACCTGCACGGCGGTCCCCTCGATCTGGCGCTGCACGAGGAACTCGTAGTACGCGAGCGTGAAGCCGTCGGGCCCGACGACGCTCGTCCACACCATGCTCAGGACGGGCCCGACGAACACGACGGCGGCGACGGCGGCGTAGGCGAGTACACTGAGACGGACCGGCGTCAGGAGCGCCCGGAGCGACGGGACCAGCGGCTCGCGCGGCGGCGGGTTCGCGCCGCGGCTCCCCGCGGCCTGCGCGGTCTCGTAGCGGAGGTAGGCGTACGTCAGCGCGAGCGATAGCAGGGTCTCCAGCGTCGCCAGTGCCGCCGCCTCCTCGTAGTCCAGGTTCCGCAGGAGCGCGTACACCCACACCTCGACGGTCGCCAGGTCGAGGCCGCCGAGCGCGAGCACGATGGGGAACGTCATGAAGGTGAACACGAACGTCAGCAGTGCGCCGGTCAACACGGCGGGGAGCAGCTGCGGGACCACCACGTCGACGAACGCCCGCCGCCTGCTCGCGCCGAGGCTCCGGGCGGTCTCGACGGCGCGGGCGTCGACGCTCTCCCAGGCGGCCACGGTGACCCGCGTCACGAGCGGCGCGTTGTAGAAGGCGTGGGCCACGACGACGATCCCGAGCGTCCCCATCACGTCGACGGGACCGAGGCCGAGTGCCCCGAGAACGCCGTTCGCGACGCCCCGGCGGCCGAACATAGCGATGAAGCCGATGGCGACCATGATCGACGGGAGGATGAAGGGGAGGATGGTCAGCGAGCGCAGCGTCCGGCGGCCGGGGAACTCGAAGCGCGCGAGGACGTACGCGCCGGGGAGGCCGAGCGCGACGCTGGCGACGGTCGAGACCAGCGCCTGATAGGCGGTGAAGCCGAACAGGCCGAAAGCGGGGAGCGATTCGTCACCCGCGACGAACGCGGCGGCCCACGCGGTGACGTTGCTCGCGTGGCGACCGACCGCCAGCGGGTCCTCCACGACGCCGGCCAGCGCGCCGACGTAGAACGGATCGGTGAGCACATCGGCGAACGGTGCGAGCGAGACGCTCGGCGGGAGGCCCGGCGCGACCCTGACCGCCTCGGAGAGGACGATCCCCACCGGCAGGTAGAACAGGACCGTGATGAGCGCGGCGGTGGCGACCGCGGTCGCGCCGAGCGCGCGGCGTTCGAGCCACGCGAGGGCTCGTTCGGCGGGGTGCACGGGCTGTGATCCGGGGGTTCGCGCTTAATTCCCGGCGATCTCCCGGGCCCAGTCGTCGACCCAGCCGTCGACGTTACCCTGCAGCTCCTCGTAGCTGAAGACGACGGCCTCCTCGGGCTCGTGAGCGTACCGGTCGAACTCCTCGGGCAGGTCGGCGTGGTCCGTCGCCGGTAACTGGACGTTCCGGACCGCGATCTCGGACTGGGCCTCCGCCGAGAGCAGGAAGTCGACGAACTCGAAGCCGAGCGCGGGGGCGTCGCTGTCCGCGAACACGGCCGCGCCCTCGGGGTTGGCGTACCCCTGTCCGTTCGGGAACGCGACCTGGTGGCGGCTCATGTCCTGGTCGTACTGGTTCGCGTACACCTGGTCCGTCGAGTACGAGACGACCATCGGGCGCTCGCCCTGGCTGTAGGCGTCGTAGGAGTCGCTCCAGGAGTCGAAGATGCGCACGTCGTTGTCCTGCAGGGCCCGCCAGTAGTCGAGGTAGCCGTCCTCCCCGAACTGGTCGACCGTCCAGAGCATGAACGCGCGGCCGGGGTCGCTGGACTGGGCGTTCTGGGCCAGCAGCGTCCCCTCGTAGGGGTCGGTCGTCAGGTCGTCGAACGTCCCCGGCTCCTCGACCTCGTTCTCGTCGTAGACCAGCGCGATGTAGCCCGTGTCGTAGGGGACCGCACGGTTCTGCGGGTCGAACGCGAGGTCGTCCCGGACGTGGCTCCGGTTCTCCATCTCCGCGACGTCGCTCGACATGAACAGCGAGTCGTCGAGGCGGTCGTCGGCACGGACGAGGTCGTCGACGTTCAGGCCGAGGTAGACGTCGGCGTCGATGCCGGCGTCCTGCTGGCTCCGCTGGATGAACTCGTTGACGCCGTTCTCGGCGATCTGCCACTCCAGCGTGACGTCCTCGTGTTCGGACTCGAACGCCTGCTTCACCCACTCGCCGGGGCTGGAACTCGGCGCGTCGACGAACGCCTCGTAGGTGGCGACCGTCAGCGTCCCCTCGAAGCTCTCGGGGGTCGTGAGCGTGGTGCGCTCGTCGCCACCGCCGTTTCCGTCGCCCTCGCCGTCCTGCGTGATACAGCCGGAAAGTAGCGTGCCGGCCGCGCCGACGCTCGCAGTCAGGAACGTTCGCCGTCTCATTACTCGGTGGTTGCACCGTG containing:
- a CDS encoding thiamine ABC transporter substrate-binding protein, which translates into the protein MRRRTFLTASVGAAGTLLSGCITQDGEGDGNGGGDERTTLTTPESFEGTLTVATYEAFVDAPSSSPGEWVKQAFESEHEDVTLEWQIAENGVNEFIQRSQQDAGIDADVYLGLNVDDLVRADDRLDDSLFMSSDVAEMENRSHVRDDLAFDPQNRAVPYDTGYIALVYDENEVEEPGTFDDLTTDPYEGTLLAQNAQSSDPGRAFMLWTVDQFGEDGYLDYWRALQDNDVRIFDSWSDSYDAYSQGERPMVVSYSTDQVYANQYDQDMSRHQVAFPNGQGYANPEGAAVFADSDAPALGFEFVDFLLSAEAQSEIAVRNVQLPATDHADLPEEFDRYAHEPEEAVVFSYEELQGNVDGWVDDWAREIAGN
- a CDS encoding ABC transporter permease, producing MHPAERALAWLERRALGATAVATAALITVLFYLPVGIVLSEAVRVAPGLPPSVSLAPFADVLTDPFYVGALAGVVEDPLAVGRHASNVTAWAAAFVAGDESLPAFGLFGFTAYQALVSTVASVALGLPGAYVLARFEFPGRRTLRSLTILPFILPSIMVAIGFIAMFGRRGVANGVLGALGLGPVDVMGTLGIVVVAHAFYNAPLVTRVTVAAWESVDARAVETARSLGASRRRAFVDVVVPQLLPAVLTGALLTFVFTFMTFPIVLALGGLDLATVEVWVYALLRNLDYEEAAALATLETLLSLALTYAYLRYETAQAAGSRGANPPPREPLVPSLRALLTPVRLSVLAYAAVAAVVFVGPVLSMVWTSVVGPDGFTLAYYEFLVQRQIEGTAVQVKPWPAVRNSLLFGVGTLAVALPMGVAVAVLTTREFRGRAVVGAAAMGPIAVSGIVTGVGLLLGPVFGVPLGGGYRLQVTGATAIVAAHAVAAYPFVTRSVAPQLGRLDPAMVESARALGASRARALVDVELPLVAAGVVAGAAFAFAISVGEFDSTVILAEGAQSYTMPVAVERYRGRRLGPATAMGTVLLVVTSVSFVVIDRIGGRFERG
- a CDS encoding ABC transporter ATP-binding protein, producing MVDLSLDGVSKRYGDATALAEVDLRVADGEFFTLVGPSGCGKTTTLRLVAGFETPTTGAVRFGGHEMTGVPPEDRDVGIVFQSYALFPHMSVAENVAYGLRFRDPPAGQSVDERVSELLDLVDLPGTGDRDPDELSGGQQQRVALARALAPEPDLLLLDEPMSALDARLRERLRRQVKRIQSELGITTLYVTHDQEEALAVSDRVAVMNEGRVEQVGTPQEVYRRPETRFVAEFVGENNAFDGRVAGHDGETTSVAVGDADLRIPRVDAAEGESVTFCVRPEALSVVDRTTTGEADGSGTAVGGPAAQSANRLTAEVEYAEFLGEAVRVHATWNGRDLVVRLPDDPDADELTVGFDPAAAHVVER